One segment of Peptococcaceae bacterium DNA contains the following:
- a CDS encoding ATP-binding protein, with translation MKGDILIKGLFPLGGPVAKEDLVGREDFIVSLVNRLLDGQSVMLAGPRRIGKTSLAHEVLRRLKEKKVYTAAVDFFRFSGRRNFAVSLIDACLENRTGISKTLSILRDKAKALAGGAQLAIKLADLEISFGFPEKKTEDELIDYALRLPGILAARDDKLMVVMFDEFQDARRVTDTEIFKRMRAHFQAQKNVTCLFLGSKEGMMQTLFSERKEAFYRFAAMLPIPYIAEGDWIPYITQKFASRNIRTDENVVKEIVFLSGGHPQDTMFLCSEVYYTLLETGDNVLTHDYVRLGYSRAMLALAPIFDEMLDDLSARPQVRRVLHQLAMGENTYQEGIHPNKVKRAIDNLINRAIIEKTARGSYVFVEPMFQRYILQQFQ, from the coding sequence ATGAAGGGTGATATTTTGATCAAAGGACTATTCCCCCTTGGCGGGCCTGTTGCCAAAGAAGACCTGGTAGGCCGGGAAGATTTCATAGTTTCTTTGGTTAACCGCCTCTTAGACGGGCAAAGCGTGATGCTGGCCGGACCCCGGCGGATTGGCAAGACGTCTCTGGCCCATGAAGTCTTACGCAGACTGAAAGAAAAAAAGGTTTATACCGCTGCAGTAGACTTCTTCCGCTTTTCCGGCAGGCGGAATTTTGCTGTCAGCTTGATTGACGCGTGCCTGGAAAACAGGACCGGAATCAGCAAGACTTTGAGCATATTACGGGACAAAGCCAAAGCCCTAGCTGGCGGAGCGCAGCTTGCCATCAAACTTGCCGACCTGGAAATTTCCTTCGGCTTTCCCGAAAAAAAAACAGAGGATGAACTCATAGACTACGCTTTACGGCTCCCGGGCATCCTGGCCGCCAGGGATGATAAGCTTATGGTGGTCATGTTCGACGAGTTTCAGGATGCTCGCAGGGTGACAGATACCGAGATATTCAAGCGGATGCGTGCCCATTTCCAGGCGCAAAAGAACGTGACCTGCCTTTTTCTAGGGTCCAAGGAAGGCATGATGCAAACTCTTTTCAGCGAGAGAAAAGAAGCGTTCTACCGCTTTGCCGCCATGCTTCCCATTCCCTATATAGCTGAAGGCGACTGGATACCCTATATCACCCAAAAATTCGCCTCCAGGAACATTCGGACCGATGAGAATGTGGTAAAAGAAATTGTTTTCCTTTCCGGCGGGCACCCGCAAGATACCATGTTCCTCTGTTCGGAAGTTTATTACACCCTTTTGGAAACAGGAGATAATGTCCTTACCCATGATTACGTGCGCTTGGGGTACAGCCGGGCGATGTTGGCTCTCGCCCCAATCTTCGACGAAATGCTGGATGATTTAAGCGCCCGTCCCCAGGTGCGGAGGGTCCTGCACCAGCTTGCGATGGGAGAAAACACTTACCAGGAGGGTATTCATCCCAATAAAGTTAAACGGGCCATTGATAACCTGATTAACAGAGCAATTATTGAAAAAACGGCCCGGGGAAGTTACGTTTTTGTGGAACCAATGTTCCAGCGGTATATTTTGCAGCAGTTTCAATAA